In one window of Toxotes jaculatrix isolate fToxJac2 chromosome 10, fToxJac2.pri, whole genome shotgun sequence DNA:
- the LOC121188974 gene encoding non-histone chromosomal protein HMG-14A-like → MPKRKGTEAGEKEEPQRRSARLSAKPAPPKPEPKVKKAAKKEKAVNDKKEDKKTKKAKENAEAEANEENHSENGEAKTNEVEAAPEEAKEEAKSE, encoded by the exons GGAACAGAagcaggagaaaaggaggag cCCCAGAGGAGATCAGCTCGGTTATCAGCG AAACCGGCCCCACCCAAGCCGGAACCAAAGGTCAAGAAGGCAGCAAAG aaagaaaaggctGTGAACGATAAGAAGGAGGACAAGAAGACCAAGAAGGCAAAGGAGAACGCCGAGGCAGAGGCAAACGAGGAAAACCACTCTGAGAACGGAGAGGCCAAGACCAACGAG GTGGAGGCAGCCCCCGAGGAGGCCAAGGAGGAGGCCAAGTCCGAGTAG